The proteins below come from a single uncultured Carboxylicivirga sp. genomic window:
- a CDS encoding carboxypeptidase-like regulatory domain-containing protein: protein MRIKSFLVSSFLLTFTLSCISQTITGRIIDSKTQEALCFVNIGIINTAAGTITDENGSFKLNVKDIIKDAEVQITMIGYRSQSYSINELLQDINLIKLDKAIVQLPEVVVEYDEEIKKVGTQGTNLKSGVCGWGGTKFGEGNELGLELDLGEMPVKIEDLNLKVHKQSFESSMFRLHIRTIEGGKPDTEMLTENIYFEITRFKGWEKVDLSKYNIVVSGKVALTIEWIKVTNVIEQRLVKMNGSKQGAAVVLFELNKRNGKVFTRRGSAAQWKIGKGESPVFYITTKG, encoded by the coding sequence ATGCGAATCAAATCTTTTTTAGTTAGTAGTTTCTTATTAACGTTTACTTTAAGTTGCATAAGTCAAACAATAACCGGGAGAATAATTGACTCTAAAACGCAAGAAGCGCTATGTTTTGTTAATATCGGCATTATCAATACTGCAGCCGGAACAATAACTGACGAAAATGGATCTTTTAAGTTAAATGTCAAAGATATAATTAAGGATGCAGAAGTTCAGATAACGATGATTGGTTATCGATCCCAATCATATTCTATTAATGAATTGTTACAAGATATTAACCTAATAAAGCTTGATAAGGCTATTGTACAGTTGCCAGAAGTTGTAGTGGAGTATGACGAGGAAATTAAAAAAGTTGGAACTCAGGGCACAAATCTAAAATCAGGTGTATGTGGTTGGGGTGGAACAAAGTTTGGCGAAGGTAATGAGTTGGGTTTAGAACTTGATTTAGGAGAAATGCCGGTTAAAATAGAAGACCTGAACCTAAAGGTTCACAAACAATCATTCGAATCTTCTATGTTTCGGCTTCATATAAGAACAATAGAGGGAGGAAAGCCCGATACGGAAATGTTAACTGAAAATATTTACTTCGAAATAACCCGGTTTAAAGGCTGGGAAAAAGTAGACTTATCAAAATATAATATTGTAGTCTCAGGTAAGGTTGCCTTAACAATTGAATGGATTAAAGTTACCAATGTAATAGAGCAAAGGCTTGTGAAAATGAATGGTAGTAAACAGGGAGCTGCAGTAGTGTTGTTCGAATTAAATAAACGAAACGGAAAGGTATTTACCCGTAGGGGTAGTGCAGCACAGTGGAAGATTGGCAAAGGAGAAAGTCCTGTTTTTTATATAACAACAAAAGGGTAA
- a CDS encoding ATP-binding cassette domain-containing protein, translated as MTKFEISQVEKRFGTRSILTDIKLECIKGEILGIFGRNGCGKSTLLKIIFGALKYDKFQAKLNNEIYNPNLNIKKQQIAYLPQHNILPLKMKVRDIVSIFHTNPELQDKILYNPKIASNHNSMYGNLSQGEKRYFEIILFSLLPHSVIIFDEPFSNIDPIEQKLISGLLLELKKDKVVIITDHYFKKVLNITDQNILINNGVSQQINAVDELINSEYLRKN; from the coding sequence ATGACAAAATTTGAAATCTCTCAAGTTGAAAAAAGATTCGGAACAAGAAGCATATTAACAGATATAAAATTGGAATGTATAAAAGGAGAAATACTTGGTATTTTTGGACGTAATGGATGTGGTAAGTCTACGCTTTTAAAAATCATTTTTGGGGCATTAAAATATGATAAGTTTCAGGCGAAACTGAATAATGAGATATATAATCCCAATTTAAATATTAAGAAACAGCAAATAGCCTATTTACCACAGCATAATATTTTACCATTAAAAATGAAGGTCAGAGATATTGTATCAATATTTCATACCAATCCAGAGTTGCAGGATAAAATTCTATATAATCCCAAAATAGCAAGCAATCATAATTCTATGTATGGAAATCTTTCGCAAGGAGAAAAAAGATACTTTGAAATTATACTATTTTCGCTCTTGCCTCATAGTGTAATTATTTTTGATGAACCATTTTCAAACATAGATCCAATTGAGCAGAAGCTTATATCTGGGTTGTTATTAGAATTAAAGAAAGATAAAGTGGTGATAATCACAGATCATTATTTTAAAAAGGTACTTAATATCACCGATCAAAATATATTGATTAATAATGGTGTAAGTCAACAAATAAATGCGGTAGACGAACTTATAAATAGTGAGTATTTAAGAAAGAATTAA
- a CDS encoding TMEM175 family protein, translating to MKYKILKEQDKEEFQVSRVAGFSDGVFAFAITLLVIDIKIPEVNMHHISDAVLWTQLKELTPKLIGFFVSFFVIAMYWLSHHRIFKFVVSVNKKLLWGNLLFLLPIVLMPFSTGFFSRYFTTSVKLPFAIYTLTICMAGFFCFRLWKLIGNPKNKLSAGLERVIVNYNLARALIVPVFFMATLLLSFITGLAYFVPILTFFIPQLITRYYNKKYPLIMKKYYH from the coding sequence ATGAAATACAAAATTCTCAAAGAACAAGATAAGGAAGAGTTTCAGGTAAGTAGGGTCGCTGGTTTTAGCGATGGAGTATTTGCATTTGCCATAACTCTGTTAGTAATTGATATTAAGATACCCGAAGTGAATATGCATCATATTTCAGATGCTGTTTTGTGGACACAATTAAAGGAATTGACCCCTAAACTGATTGGTTTCTTTGTTAGTTTTTTTGTAATTGCAATGTATTGGCTATCACATCATCGTATTTTTAAATTTGTTGTTTCTGTCAATAAAAAATTGTTGTGGGGTAACTTATTGTTTCTCTTGCCCATTGTACTAATGCCTTTTAGTACGGGTTTTTTTAGTCGATATTTTACTACTTCGGTAAAACTACCCTTCGCCATTTATACATTAACCATTTGTATGGCTGGTTTTTTCTGCTTTCGTCTTTGGAAACTTATCGGAAATCCTAAAAACAAATTAAGCGCTGGTTTGGAGAGAGTAATTGTGAATTATAACCTGGCCCGGGCTTTAATTGTTCCTGTGTTTTTTATGGCTACTTTATTACTTTCTTTTATTACAGGACTTGCTTATTTCGTACCCATCTTAACGTTTTTTATACCGCAACTCATTACCCGTTATTACAACAAAAAGTATCCCTTAATTATGAAGAAGTACTATCATTAA
- a CDS encoding radical SAM protein, whose amino-acid sequence MDVKKIFETGLQYHHYANTAYPLTPQSYKNDKIKNEEEYADFLMNDWSKASELSLYVHIPFCKVRCKFCEYVVLENADLSTEDLYVSLLLKEIEMYKTILKGKKIVGYDLGGGTPTKLSIHNIEKITAALTGSFQFSEDVVFSIETTPVIAANEPEKLQQVYKLGYHRISMGIQTVSERLLNDLGREGTTQIYEKAVLNIRKAGYKKFNIDLMYGFLYQTDQDFENTLKYAIALNPDYITLYRNRYKGTKIEGEAGGVSLFKIISQYRLAYQILIDNGYMANVGKNTFSKIDGDYGTSDYLTKRVIDGIPYVGLGLGAQSFGNDYLAYNSGAANKQLAKYKQKIDSNRLPIQDLYQLDQQESIAKMVSVAFYFGFVDIAAFKKRFNLSFTEYFKDEVNFVLNEKLMEMNGNRLILTNRGADYINGVIPLFYSDRSKTELIQLHQKSKTLTAGETEFLKAYNINEYERPSVAADIVLLSPESDNQYSVVLIKRAEHPFMNSWALPGGFVRQNESIEKAACRELEEETGIKGVDLSQLQVFSQPQRDPRGWIISCSFYGVSNLSNQWLQFGDDSIDVALFKVGIEKGESDTIQLHLTSGQIQLKVTLQKIAANDYSIVESDGIAFDHAKIIMKGIEKVLI is encoded by the coding sequence ATGGACGTAAAGAAAATTTTTGAAACAGGATTGCAATATCATCATTATGCAAATACGGCTTACCCATTAACTCCTCAATCGTACAAAAACGATAAAATTAAAAACGAAGAGGAGTATGCCGATTTTTTAATGAATGATTGGAGTAAAGCTAGTGAGTTAAGCTTGTACGTGCATATTCCGTTTTGTAAAGTAAGATGCAAGTTTTGCGAATATGTGGTACTGGAAAATGCCGATTTAAGTACTGAGGATTTATATGTATCTCTTTTGCTGAAAGAGATAGAGATGTATAAAACCATTCTGAAAGGTAAAAAGATTGTAGGATACGATTTAGGAGGAGGTACTCCCACAAAACTATCGATACACAATATCGAGAAGATAACCGCAGCACTTACTGGAAGTTTCCAATTTAGTGAAGATGTTGTTTTTAGTATTGAAACTACGCCTGTAATAGCTGCCAATGAGCCTGAAAAACTACAACAGGTATATAAGCTTGGATATCATAGAATAAGTATGGGTATTCAAACGGTTTCGGAGCGTCTTTTAAATGATTTGGGAAGAGAAGGAACCACGCAAATTTATGAAAAAGCAGTTCTGAATATTAGAAAAGCAGGATATAAAAAGTTCAACATCGATCTGATGTATGGCTTTTTATACCAAACAGATCAGGATTTTGAAAATACTTTGAAATATGCGATCGCTCTTAATCCCGACTACATTACTTTATATCGTAATCGTTATAAAGGAACTAAAATTGAAGGCGAAGCGGGCGGAGTTTCCTTATTTAAAATTATCAGTCAGTATCGGTTAGCATACCAAATTTTGATTGATAATGGATATATGGCTAATGTTGGCAAAAATACGTTTAGTAAGATAGACGGAGATTACGGAACTAGCGACTACCTTACCAAAAGGGTGATTGATGGTATACCTTACGTGGGATTGGGCTTGGGAGCCCAATCGTTCGGAAACGATTATCTGGCATATAATTCAGGAGCTGCCAATAAACAATTAGCTAAGTATAAACAAAAAATAGATAGTAATCGTTTGCCTATTCAAGATCTGTATCAATTGGATCAACAGGAATCGATAGCCAAAATGGTATCTGTAGCTTTTTACTTTGGTTTTGTTGATATAGCTGCGTTCAAAAAACGATTCAACCTTTCATTTACTGAGTACTTCAAGGATGAAGTTAACTTTGTGTTGAATGAAAAACTGATGGAGATGAATGGTAATCGGTTAATACTTACTAATAGAGGAGCTGATTACATTAATGGAGTCATCCCTTTGTTTTATTCCGATCGCTCTAAAACAGAGTTGATTCAATTGCATCAAAAGAGTAAAACGCTTACTGCCGGAGAAACTGAATTTTTAAAGGCGTATAACATTAATGAATATGAACGTCCATCGGTTGCTGCCGATATTGTTCTGCTATCTCCGGAATCTGATAATCAGTATTCCGTTGTACTAATAAAACGGGCCGAGCATCCATTTATGAATAGTTGGGCTTTGCCTGGTGGCTTTGTTAGACAAAATGAGTCGATTGAAAAAGCTGCCTGTCGCGAATTGGAAGAAGAAACAGGAATTAAGGGCGTTGATCTTTCGCAACTGCAGGTTTTTAGTCAGCCGCAGCGCGATCCCAGAGGATGGATTATTTCCTGTTCTTTTTATGGAGTGAGTAACCTTAGTAACCAATGGTTACAGTTTGGCGATGATTCCATTGATGTTGCCTTATTCAAAGTCGGCATTGAAAAAGGGGAATCAGATACCATTCAATTACATCTTACATCGGGGCAAATACAATTGAAAGTAACTCTTCAAAAGATAGCTGCTAATGATTATAGTATTGTGGAATCAGATGGTATCGCATTTGATCATGCTAAAATCATAATGAAAGGTATTGAGAAAGTGTTAATTTGA
- a CDS encoding cysteine hydrolase family protein, producing MKKALIIIDVQNDYFNNGTMPLVEADVACANTKLLLDDFRTAGLPVVFIQHIATRSDATFFLPDTKGAEIHQLICPLADEKVIVKHYPNSFRETDLYEYLQKNEITHLTICGMMTHMCVDATTRAAKDLGYTISVISDACATKDLEYAESVVKAADVQLSFLSALNYFYSTVQATKDYLNQ from the coding sequence ATGAAAAAGGCATTAATTATCATTGATGTTCAAAACGATTATTTTAATAATGGTACCATGCCTCTTGTGGAAGCTGATGTGGCTTGTGCCAATACAAAACTTCTCTTGGATGATTTCAGGACTGCTGGCTTACCTGTTGTATTTATTCAGCATATAGCCACACGCTCAGATGCAACCTTTTTTTTACCCGATACCAAAGGTGCTGAAATACATCAATTAATTTGTCCTTTAGCAGATGAGAAAGTTATTGTCAAGCATTATCCAAATAGCTTCAGGGAAACGGATTTATATGAATATTTGCAAAAAAATGAAATAACACATTTGACCATATGTGGTATGATGACGCATATGTGTGTGGATGCAACAACACGAGCTGCAAAAGATTTAGGGTATACAATATCGGTTATTAGCGATGCATGTGCTACCAAAGATTTAGAATATGCCGAAAGCGTTGTAAAAGCTGCCGATGTTCAGTTAAGCTTTTTGTCGGCATTGAATTATTTTTATTCAACAGTTCAAGCAACCAAGGATTATTTAAATCAGTAG
- a CDS encoding RDD family protein, with protein MKEELEKYLALASRKRRIAAFIIDHFVMTFLILAVVFLVMGPNFVDNGSAARIALSLCVVMPLGFFLYIAKDSVKGISVGKWIMGIRVADDTNFDQTPSFGRLFKRNLFIFIWPVEFIVLASSNQKKRLGDKQAQTAVVKNINKPGKFLRILALLAVVVLFFTFIFIFAGTAMKSSDAYKVAVSYIEQQEDIINEIGGIKGYGMMPSGSINVSNGYGEAQLGITVIGNEKDVSITIYLTKEPGSEWSIIDVN; from the coding sequence ATGAAAGAAGAATTAGAAAAATATTTGGCTCTAGCAAGCCGTAAGCGACGTATAGCTGCTTTTATAATTGATCATTTTGTGATGACATTTTTAATACTAGCTGTTGTTTTTTTGGTTATGGGTCCAAATTTTGTAGACAATGGAAGTGCAGCAAGGATAGCCCTGAGTTTATGTGTAGTTATGCCTCTAGGATTCTTTTTGTATATAGCCAAAGATTCAGTTAAAGGAATAAGTGTGGGGAAGTGGATAATGGGAATAAGGGTGGCCGACGATACAAACTTTGATCAAACCCCCTCTTTTGGACGCTTATTTAAGCGTAACTTGTTTATTTTTATCTGGCCGGTTGAGTTTATTGTGCTGGCTTCAAGTAATCAAAAGAAGCGACTGGGTGATAAGCAAGCTCAAACGGCTGTTGTTAAAAATATAAATAAGCCGGGTAAATTTCTGCGTATATTGGCATTACTTGCCGTAGTTGTACTATTTTTTACGTTCATATTTATATTTGCTGGCACTGCCATGAAAAGTTCTGATGCATACAAAGTGGCTGTATCATACATTGAGCAACAAGAGGATATAATCAACGAAATAGGTGGAATTAAAGGCTATGGAATGATGCCATCGGGAAGTATTAATGTTTCGAATGGATATGGAGAGGCTCAACTGGGTATAACCGTTATTGGTAATGAAAAAGATGTAAGTATAACCATTTATCTAACAAAAGAACCCGGGAGCGAATGGAGCATTATTGATGTCAATTAA